The Pleuronectes platessa chromosome 13, fPlePla1.1, whole genome shotgun sequence genome includes a window with the following:
- the cebpd gene encoding CCAAT/enhancer-binding protein delta, whose translation MCDIYSLDSHCVSPQCNMSWAMEPANFYECAKLGGPQHGACKPGSRGDGSAEDGTMVELSTAAAMYDDESAIDFSQYIESMTAVPNLELCNDELFLDLFNTVKQEKADFYNLQSSVLPGGMQQQQQQQQPPLSAAYPAERRADSELDKGAFSAPIKQESDWSDSDMSSSLPSQIESCAQTSVSLTTGQPTPPTTPEPASAASSAKSSPRKMGREKGKKSVDRYSMEYRQRRERNNIAVRKSRDKAKRRNYDMQEKMMELNADNDRLHKTVDQLTRELSGLRDFFKQMPNSSFAALSSGSERR comes from the coding sequence ATGTGTGACATATACAGCCTGGACTCCCACTGCGTGTCTCCACAATGCAACATGAGTTGGGCGATGGAGCCGGCTAACTTCTACGAGTGCGCCAAGCTGGGCGGCCCGCAGCACGGGGCGTGCAAGCCGGGCAGCCGGGGCGACGGGTCGGCCGAGGACGGCACCATGGTGGAGCTGAGCACCGCCGCGGCGATGTACGACGACGAGAGCGCCATCGACTTCAGCCAGTACATCGAGTCGATGACAGCCGTGCCCAACCTGGAGCTGTGCAACGACGAGCTCTTCCTCGACCTGTTCAACACCGTGAAGCAGGAGAAGGCGGATTTCTACAACCTGCAGAGCTCCGTGCTGCCCGGcggcatgcagcagcagcagcagcagcagcagccgccgctGTCAGCCGCGTACCCGGCGGAGAGGAGAGCGGACAGCGAGCTGGACAAGGGGGCGTTCAGCGCGCCCATCAAGCAGGAGTCCGACTGGAGTGACAGCGACATGTCCTCGTCCCTGCCCTCGCAGATCGAGTCCTGCGCCCAGACCTCCGTCAGCCTCACCACGGGACAGCCCACCCCACCCACGACCCCGGAGCCCGCGTCCGCCGCCAGCTCGGCCAAGTCCTCCCCGCGGAAGATGGGCCGGGAGAAGGGCAAGAAGTCGGTGGACAGGTACAGCATGGAGTACCGACAGAGGCGAGAGCGGAATAACATTGCAGTGAGGAAAAGCAGGGACAAAGCCAAGAGGCGCAACTATGACATGCAGGAGAAGATGATGGAACTGAACGCCGACAACGACAGACTTCACAAAACGGTGGATCAGCTCACCAGGGAGCTCTCCGGCCTCAGAGACTTCTTCAAGCAGATGCCCAACTCCTCCTTCGCGGCTCTGTCCTCGGGCAGCGAGAGGCGGTGA
- the spidr gene encoding DNA repair-scaffolding protein isoform X2 yields the protein MAPVRSYTRELCMLSTNKDDLPAIDTDSDLAESEDHVEKDSRQQISDCESESLEQQPPDLLPKPTNLTELEISGYVSDGESIGDSMTPSRLDSESFSLQTGEGSRRSVGDWVRSAQAMLQTPQKQLDQQSKTPEDSAKKRRKFQSGGLAERLNRLQCRQRSAISFWRHQSTSDTSTTTVDRPGVLVLDVLEVKEDCSMQLVHCAHQRPPGEGPHHSDPVSEERARVLVLFNRETAAQLIPAAGDIVHIYPPWQSLSTEGFSSDIILNTHFSQKVVPDCKPADTSVPRGLLSAGRCMPYYLGKIFGLLEVHRTTEENDAKVAVPDPLCSFEGPGEFPGQCLSLLEAVERLGQAGSVGQDVEVVVQRVFSIPLPDCSSGSSLKPRVPSRPSSAPPPAEQGKTRLCVLVQDSYGMFSMVQLHLLPCKDDILQYCQRWQGKTCVLRGIKVVQRVTRERRTRLFSLIDSLWPPVIPLKDHENTPNVSKESRPAGPALSFCYLLSGQESSVEPTEGQTVSALYVPPTRRTLRDIVQSEMKSCRCSFFAKVLHKRVQSSDVGQGEVWLVLTDPSLQEEQPERPCKRTVALCVSTSCVLTSSVLEALRSPAACGLTFRDAITEHGVLLCAEQSVIEVCHDEPEGSLQSTTRQALLSQLLTEPQVQTLPQPVRLDPLTLDATPNSLCTLSGVIVGVDENTAYSWPACNYCGSDNLEVLPERPQNFYCESCKSAVEKPETKIQLEVFLTSASASNCTLKLKLQKRTIMSLLNTAALEGNEFPGYDVENVLGKEVGPLTAYIRVVTNKPAPWIGLEEICL from the exons ATGGCTCCCGTTCGGTCCTACACCAGAGAACTGTGCATGCTCAGCACTAATAAAG aCGACCTCCCTGCCATAGACACAGACAGCGATCTGGCTGAGTCTGAGGACCATGTAGAGAAGGACAGCAGGCAACAAATCTCTGACTGTGAATCAGAGTCACTCGAACAACAGCCACCAGATTTACTGCCCAAACCAACAAAC CTGACAGAGCTTGAGATCTCAGGCTACGTGTCTGATGGAGAAAGTATCGGTGACTCCATGACCCCGAGCCGCCTGGACTCCGAGAGCTTTTCTCTCCAAACTGGTGAGGGCAGCAGAAGGTCAGTCGGTGACTGGGTCAGATCCGCTCAGGCAATGCTGCAGACGCCTCAGAAACAGCTTGACCAGCAGTCAAAGACTCCAGAAGACTCGGctaaaaagaggagaaagttCCAAAG CGGAGGTCTTGCTGAGAGGCTGAATCGACTCCAGTGCAGACAGAGGTCAGCTATTAGCTTCTGGAGGCACCAGTCTACTTctgacacctcaacaacaacag TGGACAGGCCTGGTGTGCTGGTGCTGGATGTGCTGGAGGTTAAGGAGGACTGCAGTATGCAACTGGTGCACTGTGCACACCAGCGGCCTCCTGGAGAAGGCCCCCATCACAGCGACCCCGTCTCTGAGGAGAGAGCTCGTGTGCTGGTGTTATTCAACCGAGAGACTGCCGCCCAGCTGATTCCTGCAGCCGGAGATATCGTCCACATATACCCACCATG GCAGAGTCTTTCCACGGAGGGCTTCAGCAGTGATATTATTCTGAACACACACTTCAGCCAGAAGGTCGTCCCCGATTGCAAACCTGCCGACACGTCCGTCCCCAGAGGACTGCTCTCAGCAGGGCGGTGCATGCCGTACTATTTGGGTAAAATATTCGGACTGCTGGAGGTGCACAGGACCACGGAGGAGAATGATGCCAAG GTCGCCGTCCCTGATCCTCTGTGCAGTTTTGAAGGTCCTGGGGAATTTCCGGGGCAGTGCCTTTCTCTCCTGGAAGCTGTTGAGAGACTGGGCCAGGCTGGCTCCGTGGGGCAGGATGTGGAGGTGGTGGTCCAGAGAGTTTTCTCCATCCCTCTGCCTGACTGCTCATCTGGGTCCAGCCTCAAACCCAGAGTCCCCTCCAGgccctcctcagctcctccccctgCAGAGCAAGGGAAAACCAG GCTGTGTGTTCTGGTTCAGGACAGTTATGGCATGTTCAGCATGGTCCAGCTGCACCTCCTGCCCTGCAAGGACGACATCCTCCAGTACTGCCAGAGGTGGCAGGGGAAGACCTGTGTCCTGAGAGGCATTAAAGTGGTGCAGCGGGTCACTCGAGAGAG GCGCACCAGGCTTTTCAGCTTAATCGACAGTCTGTGGCCCCCAGTGATTCCACTCAAAGATCACGAAAACACACCAAACGTGTCCAAA gaGAGCAGACCTGCAGGTCCAGCTCTGAGCTTCTGCTACCTGCTCTCAGGTCAGGAGAGCTCTGTTGAACCCACCGAAGGGCAGACTGTGTCCGCGCTATATGTTCCCCCTACGCGACGAACCTTAAGAGACATAGTGCAG agTGAGATGAAAAGCTGCCGCTGCAGTTTCTTTGCCAAGGTGTTACACAAGAGAGTGCAG AGCAGCGATGTAGGCCAGGGTGAGGTGTGGTTGGTGCTGACAGACCCCAGTCTTCAGGAGGAGCAGCCCGAGAGGCCGTGCAAGCGAACAGTGGCCCTGTGTGTGAGCACTTCCTGTGTTCTCACTTCCTCTGTCCTGGAAGCGCTGCGCTCCCCCGCTGCCTGTGGCCTGACGTTCAGAGATGCCATCACAGAACATG GTGTCCTTTTGTGTGCGGAGCAGTCAGTCATTGAGGTATGCCACGACGAGCCTGAAGGCAGCCTCCAGTCGACGACACGGCAGGCGTTACTTTCCCAGTTGTTGACTGAGCCCCAGGTGCAGACCCTGCCCCAACCTGTGAGACTGGATCCCCTGACTCTGGACGCCACGCCCAACTCCCTCTGTACTCTCTCAG GGGTGATAGTTGGCGTAGATGAGAACACAGCCTATTCCTGGCCTGCGTGTAATTACTGTGGAAGTGACAACTTAGAGGTTTTACCCGAAAGGCC TCAAAACTTCTACTGTGAGTCTTGTAAGTCCGCGGTGGAGAAGCCAGAAACAAAGATTCAACTGGAAGTGTTTCTGACTTCTGCTTCAGCAAGTAATTGCACTTTAAAGTTGAAG CTGCAGAAAAGGACGATCATGTCCCTTCTGAACACGGCAGCACTGGAGGGGAACGAG TTCCCAGGTTACGATGTGGAGAATGTCCTGGGAAAAGAGGTGGGCCCCCTCACCGCTTACATCCGAGTCGTCACCAATAAACCTGCCCCCTGGATCGGCCTGGAAGAAATCTGCCTCTAA
- the spidr gene encoding DNA repair-scaffolding protein isoform X1, protein MSSRKRRRFSRDLQCVSFPDDASGHGVQGERREPPSLSSVSSAKSWDKCGDSFLDSPGIENLKSSGRKLSTIRKLAQKNPALVQTNAGHCIEDPVHIAWSSTDGEQSDDETQKQPPPQRPGRSMAPVRSYTRELCMLSTNKDDLPAIDTDSDLAESEDHVEKDSRQQISDCESESLEQQPPDLLPKPTNLTELEISGYVSDGESIGDSMTPSRLDSESFSLQTGEGSRRSVGDWVRSAQAMLQTPQKQLDQQSKTPEDSAKKRRKFQSGGLAERLNRLQCRQRSAISFWRHQSTSDTSTTTVDRPGVLVLDVLEVKEDCSMQLVHCAHQRPPGEGPHHSDPVSEERARVLVLFNRETAAQLIPAAGDIVHIYPPWQSLSTEGFSSDIILNTHFSQKVVPDCKPADTSVPRGLLSAGRCMPYYLGKIFGLLEVHRTTEENDAKVAVPDPLCSFEGPGEFPGQCLSLLEAVERLGQAGSVGQDVEVVVQRVFSIPLPDCSSGSSLKPRVPSRPSSAPPPAEQGKTRLCVLVQDSYGMFSMVQLHLLPCKDDILQYCQRWQGKTCVLRGIKVVQRVTRERRTRLFSLIDSLWPPVIPLKDHENTPNVSKESRPAGPALSFCYLLSGQESSVEPTEGQTVSALYVPPTRRTLRDIVQSEMKSCRCSFFAKVLHKRVQSSDVGQGEVWLVLTDPSLQEEQPERPCKRTVALCVSTSCVLTSSVLEALRSPAACGLTFRDAITEHGVLLCAEQSVIEVCHDEPEGSLQSTTRQALLSQLLTEPQVQTLPQPVRLDPLTLDATPNSLCTLSGVIVGVDENTAYSWPACNYCGSDNLEVLPERPQNFYCESCKSAVEKPETKIQLEVFLTSASASNCTLKLKLQKRTIMSLLNTAALEGNEFPGYDVENVLGKEVGPLTAYIRVVTNKPAPWIGLEEICL, encoded by the exons AACCTCAAGTCATCGGGAAGAAAACTGTCGACCATTAGAAAGTTGGCACAGAAGAACCCTGCTTTAG TGCAGACCAATGCCGGTCACTGTATTGAGGACCCGGTGCACATTGCGTGGAGCTCCACTGACGGTGAACAATCTGACGATGAGACCCAGAAGCAACCACCTCCTCAAAGACCAGGGAGATCTATGGCTCCCGTTCGGTCCTACACCAGAGAACTGTGCATGCTCAGCACTAATAAAG aCGACCTCCCTGCCATAGACACAGACAGCGATCTGGCTGAGTCTGAGGACCATGTAGAGAAGGACAGCAGGCAACAAATCTCTGACTGTGAATCAGAGTCACTCGAACAACAGCCACCAGATTTACTGCCCAAACCAACAAAC CTGACAGAGCTTGAGATCTCAGGCTACGTGTCTGATGGAGAAAGTATCGGTGACTCCATGACCCCGAGCCGCCTGGACTCCGAGAGCTTTTCTCTCCAAACTGGTGAGGGCAGCAGAAGGTCAGTCGGTGACTGGGTCAGATCCGCTCAGGCAATGCTGCAGACGCCTCAGAAACAGCTTGACCAGCAGTCAAAGACTCCAGAAGACTCGGctaaaaagaggagaaagttCCAAAG CGGAGGTCTTGCTGAGAGGCTGAATCGACTCCAGTGCAGACAGAGGTCAGCTATTAGCTTCTGGAGGCACCAGTCTACTTctgacacctcaacaacaacag TGGACAGGCCTGGTGTGCTGGTGCTGGATGTGCTGGAGGTTAAGGAGGACTGCAGTATGCAACTGGTGCACTGTGCACACCAGCGGCCTCCTGGAGAAGGCCCCCATCACAGCGACCCCGTCTCTGAGGAGAGAGCTCGTGTGCTGGTGTTATTCAACCGAGAGACTGCCGCCCAGCTGATTCCTGCAGCCGGAGATATCGTCCACATATACCCACCATG GCAGAGTCTTTCCACGGAGGGCTTCAGCAGTGATATTATTCTGAACACACACTTCAGCCAGAAGGTCGTCCCCGATTGCAAACCTGCCGACACGTCCGTCCCCAGAGGACTGCTCTCAGCAGGGCGGTGCATGCCGTACTATTTGGGTAAAATATTCGGACTGCTGGAGGTGCACAGGACCACGGAGGAGAATGATGCCAAG GTCGCCGTCCCTGATCCTCTGTGCAGTTTTGAAGGTCCTGGGGAATTTCCGGGGCAGTGCCTTTCTCTCCTGGAAGCTGTTGAGAGACTGGGCCAGGCTGGCTCCGTGGGGCAGGATGTGGAGGTGGTGGTCCAGAGAGTTTTCTCCATCCCTCTGCCTGACTGCTCATCTGGGTCCAGCCTCAAACCCAGAGTCCCCTCCAGgccctcctcagctcctccccctgCAGAGCAAGGGAAAACCAG GCTGTGTGTTCTGGTTCAGGACAGTTATGGCATGTTCAGCATGGTCCAGCTGCACCTCCTGCCCTGCAAGGACGACATCCTCCAGTACTGCCAGAGGTGGCAGGGGAAGACCTGTGTCCTGAGAGGCATTAAAGTGGTGCAGCGGGTCACTCGAGAGAG GCGCACCAGGCTTTTCAGCTTAATCGACAGTCTGTGGCCCCCAGTGATTCCACTCAAAGATCACGAAAACACACCAAACGTGTCCAAA gaGAGCAGACCTGCAGGTCCAGCTCTGAGCTTCTGCTACCTGCTCTCAGGTCAGGAGAGCTCTGTTGAACCCACCGAAGGGCAGACTGTGTCCGCGCTATATGTTCCCCCTACGCGACGAACCTTAAGAGACATAGTGCAG agTGAGATGAAAAGCTGCCGCTGCAGTTTCTTTGCCAAGGTGTTACACAAGAGAGTGCAG AGCAGCGATGTAGGCCAGGGTGAGGTGTGGTTGGTGCTGACAGACCCCAGTCTTCAGGAGGAGCAGCCCGAGAGGCCGTGCAAGCGAACAGTGGCCCTGTGTGTGAGCACTTCCTGTGTTCTCACTTCCTCTGTCCTGGAAGCGCTGCGCTCCCCCGCTGCCTGTGGCCTGACGTTCAGAGATGCCATCACAGAACATG GTGTCCTTTTGTGTGCGGAGCAGTCAGTCATTGAGGTATGCCACGACGAGCCTGAAGGCAGCCTCCAGTCGACGACACGGCAGGCGTTACTTTCCCAGTTGTTGACTGAGCCCCAGGTGCAGACCCTGCCCCAACCTGTGAGACTGGATCCCCTGACTCTGGACGCCACGCCCAACTCCCTCTGTACTCTCTCAG GGGTGATAGTTGGCGTAGATGAGAACACAGCCTATTCCTGGCCTGCGTGTAATTACTGTGGAAGTGACAACTTAGAGGTTTTACCCGAAAGGCC TCAAAACTTCTACTGTGAGTCTTGTAAGTCCGCGGTGGAGAAGCCAGAAACAAAGATTCAACTGGAAGTGTTTCTGACTTCTGCTTCAGCAAGTAATTGCACTTTAAAGTTGAAG CTGCAGAAAAGGACGATCATGTCCCTTCTGAACACGGCAGCACTGGAGGGGAACGAG TTCCCAGGTTACGATGTGGAGAATGTCCTGGGAAAAGAGGTGGGCCCCCTCACCGCTTACATCCGAGTCGTCACCAATAAACCTGCCCCCTGGATCGGCCTGGAAGAAATCTGCCTCTAA